Within the Telopea speciosissima isolate NSW1024214 ecotype Mountain lineage chromosome 4, Tspe_v1, whole genome shotgun sequence genome, the region AGGATACAAAAGCtaggaatttaaaaaaatatataaaaaatgaagCATTTCTTGAATTCTCTTAAGCTTACATGAATTGCTGGAGATAGGAAAGCTTATATTATATTAAGATAGCCAAGAAACTGAATCAAGGGAACATTTACATATAAATACTTATTGTGGAGCTTCTTCTGAGAATGTGGTGTCAAATGGAACACTAGAATGAGAATGAGCTGCAGCACTGGTATTTCCAGAACCAAGACCAGTACTGGTACCCTGCCCAGTCTTCCCTGCCACTGCCCCAGTGGTCTCATCCACCAGCCATTCTGTACATATCCTTTGCTTCTCAAATTCCACAAACTTCTCTGCTTGATCACAAACTACTCTAAACAATTCCCATCTCTGCTTAAAGTTCTCTAGGGCAGCATCTGTTGTTACTGTTTTCTGGCCACCAGAAGCTTCATTGGCTTCATTGGCTTCAAGTACACCAGCTGCAGCAGCAACAAACTCCTGATATGCTTTGGCTAAAGCATCTGTAGTGCTATCCATCAGATGACAAGCAACCTGCTTATAAAGGCAAATTACAAGATTGAGGGTCAATGGCCATGCTATGTTCCTCCCCACAAATCCAAGTGTCATTAGTCTTGTATTTTGTGGTAAAATCAGTAAATCACACACATATTTCTCAATAACCTTAATATTGAACAACACTAACAAAAATAAGGTTTCCTTAAGATGGAACTTTTAGATATCAATCTTTGGGATGAAACCCCGATTGTAAatcatacaatttttttttttgggtaatgatTGTAAATCATACAATGAAACCCAAAACACGATGTAATGAAACACATAAAAGATATTGGGTGTACCTTACATCTTTAGTGTGTCGATGATGAATATCAAGAAACCTCAAGATATTCCAACAATAACAACTTTGATCCGAGTCTTCTACAACCTTCTGTCAGTCCTTGTTTCTGTTCTTTGTGGGAGGGAAAGAGGAATGTGAACATAGAATGCAGGAACCCAAGACAATAGtctttaaaattttgtttcaaCCCTAGTTCAGTTCCACATTGAATAGGATTGGCCTATCTCTTTGAGTAACGGACCAAATCGGTTAAATTATGTGGATTCCCACCAAACTATTAA harbors:
- the LOC122660361 gene encoding mediator of RNA polymerase II transcription subunit 32-like; the encoded protein is MTLGFVGRNIAWPLTLNLVICLYKQVACHLMDSTTDALAKAYQEFVAAAAGVLEANEANEASGGQKTVTTDAALENFKQRWELFRVVCDQAEKFVEFEKQRICTEWLVDETTGAVAGKTGQGTSTGLGSGNTSAAAHSHSSVPFDTTFSEEAPQ